A stretch of the Sphingobacterium thalpophilum genome encodes the following:
- a CDS encoding YeiH family protein — MASSRSFAFTEDWVVVILGLATIFLALSGVVAPVPSFSWGDSAELVSTIADSANMAKLGQQFIFVFATAVLGAWLLGKSVRSLLVVFPVVFVLTVLALILAGNATVKEYNLEAVIFSLAVGLLISNCFKLPDWFKEALSTELYVKIGLILLGTTVIFGDILKAGSLGLIQALAVVLSVWYFAFWICKKLKIDKEMSLMLSSAVSICGVSAAIATSGAIKGDSKKLSYVISLVLITAIPMMIFMPYMAEWMGLSQEVTGAWLGGSIDTTGAVVASGSLVGEEALKISTIVKFSQNVLLGLAAFAISIYWTYAKSVDEETKRDKPTLKIIWERFPKFVLGFVFASLLFSFVISPEKVDAVKGSLKNLQGLWFTLAFTSIGLETNFKDLFVQDNKKPLYAFLIAQTFNVAITLLIALLLFR, encoded by the coding sequence ATGGCATCATCAAGATCATTTGCATTTACAGAAGATTGGGTAGTAGTCATTTTAGGGCTAGCTACCATTTTTTTAGCGCTTTCGGGTGTCGTCGCGCCGGTGCCCAGTTTTTCTTGGGGCGACTCTGCGGAGTTGGTTTCCACGATCGCGGATTCGGCCAATATGGCCAAATTAGGACAACAATTTATTTTTGTCTTTGCCACAGCGGTTTTGGGAGCTTGGCTGCTCGGTAAGTCGGTCAGATCCCTCCTTGTCGTATTTCCAGTGGTCTTTGTTCTAACGGTATTGGCACTGATACTGGCAGGTAATGCGACGGTAAAAGAATACAATCTGGAGGCGGTTATTTTTAGTCTGGCCGTCGGGCTATTGATCAGCAATTGTTTCAAGTTACCCGACTGGTTTAAAGAAGCCCTGAGTACTGAATTGTATGTTAAAATCGGCCTCATCTTATTGGGTACAACCGTGATCTTCGGCGATATCCTCAAAGCAGGATCGCTCGGGCTTATTCAGGCACTTGCTGTAGTTCTTTCGGTATGGTATTTCGCTTTCTGGATATGTAAAAAACTAAAGATTGACAAAGAAATGTCGCTGATGCTGTCCAGTGCGGTTTCAATATGTGGAGTCTCGGCTGCTATTGCAACTTCCGGAGCGATAAAAGGAGATAGCAAGAAGCTGTCTTATGTGATTTCTTTAGTGCTTATTACGGCGATTCCAATGATGATATTCATGCCCTACATGGCCGAATGGATGGGGCTTTCCCAAGAAGTCACCGGTGCATGGCTCGGCGGAAGCATTGATACCACCGGAGCAGTCGTCGCATCTGGCTCACTCGTGGGTGAAGAGGCTTTGAAGATCAGTACGATAGTTAAATTCTCACAAAACGTATTGCTCGGCCTTGCCGCTTTTGCTATCAGTATTTATTGGACCTACGCCAAGTCGGTCGATGAGGAAACTAAGCGTGATAAGCCTACGCTGAAAATTATCTGGGAGCGTTTCCCTAAGTTTGTGCTTGGTTTCGTGTTTGCTTCCCTGCTTTTCTCTTTCGTCATTTCGCCTGAAAAGGTGGACGCCGTCAAAGGAAGCCTAAAGAATCTACAAGGACTCTGGTTTACCTTGGCTTTTACTTCGATTGGCTTGGAAACAAACTTCAAAGACCTATTTGTCCAAGATAATAAGAAACCTCTTTATGCTTTTCTGATCGCTCAGACGTTTAATGTAGCGATTACCCTGCTGATCGCCCTATTGCTATTCCGTTAA
- a CDS encoding carboxypeptidase-like regulatory domain-containing protein yields the protein MKKNAIFRISVILGLVLTGISQSYGQVENPKPIINASLTGTVIDAVTKEPLQGVTVQLEAVTHQVKTDSKGVFQFVTGQKLPFTLIVSIVGYQTRRIVVEQSPAVIELTPRLEALDQVVVTARRRKEQLQDVPIPVSIIRGTALEDAGAFNVNRLKELVPTVQLYSSNARNTTLNIRGLGSTYGLTNDGIDPGVGFYLDGVYIARPAATWLDFIDID from the coding sequence ATGAAAAAAAATGCTATTTTTCGAATTAGCGTCATTTTAGGCCTCGTGCTGACGGGTATATCACAGAGTTATGGCCAAGTAGAAAATCCAAAACCTATTATAAATGCTTCATTGACAGGTACGGTAATCGATGCGGTCACGAAAGAACCCCTGCAGGGAGTCACTGTTCAGCTGGAAGCCGTGACACATCAGGTGAAAACCGATAGCAAAGGTGTTTTCCAGTTTGTCACAGGACAAAAATTGCCTTTTACCCTGATTGTTTCTATCGTTGGATACCAGACCCGTCGGATTGTGGTTGAACAGTCGCCTGCGGTGATTGAGCTTACTCCCCGGCTGGAGGCACTGGATCAGGTGGTGGTCACGGCGCGCAGAAGAAAAGAGCAATTACAGGATGTGCCAATTCCCGTGTCGATTATCCGCGGAACAGCATTGGAAGATGCGGGAGCATTTAACGTCAACAGATTAAAAGAGCTTGTTCCCACCGTACAGCTTTACTCCTCGAATGCACGTAATACGACACTCAATATTCGGGGGCTGGGCTCAACCTATGGCCTCACCAATGATGGTATCGACCCCGGTGTGGGATTTTATTTGGACGGCGTTTATATTGCACGCCCGGCAGCTACCTGGCTGGATTTTATTGATATCGACTAG
- a CDS encoding TonB-dependent receptor, translating to MLRGPQGTLFGKNTTAGAFNITSRLPQFTPEANVEVSYGNQGFIQAKTSISGPLAKNLAARASFSGTQRDGNLFNVHTNRKINDINNLGFRGQLLFTPTENIKLVLSGDVSSQRPDGYGWAVAGVVKTQRADYRQFDAIIKDLNYELPYKSAFERKIDLDTQSKADNKLGGVALNADIKIGEGTLTSTSAWRKWTWVPLNDRDYLGLPVYTVSAGNSVHNQWSQEFRYSGKISEKVSGVVGLFGLWQDLGTDPVHTEETGSAFWRFQKNSTSPLWETPGLFDNFGIRTVYGIKSTSLAAYTQIDWAVTSKLHILPGLRYNYDKKVANYDRQTYGGLQTEDPALLALKNGVYTNQTFDINADADNFSGQLSARYRFNPKVNAYATYSISYKPIGINVGGLPTANGAVLTDLAEVKPEAVRHKEFGVKTNPSRNSILNLSIYQTDIKDYQTQVQTPEPGVNRGYLANAEKVRVKGVELDGNINIGHYLRLNAALAYTDAKYVKFTNAPVPLEEVGGAQAFKDVSGGVLPGVSKWSWSLGAEVNQSGKLIGINGSYFLGADLFHRSKFSSSPSPSQYLNIDAYTLLNARLGFRGSNGVSVFVWSRNLTNKDYYEQLLAAPGSYGQYAGVVADPRTYGVTLRYNWKQGN from the coding sequence GTGCTGCGGGGCCCACAGGGAACCCTCTTTGGAAAGAACACCACAGCTGGAGCTTTTAACATTACCTCGCGTCTGCCGCAGTTCACGCCCGAAGCGAATGTTGAAGTGAGTTACGGGAATCAGGGATTTATTCAGGCGAAGACATCGATTTCAGGACCGCTGGCCAAAAATTTAGCTGCCCGGGCCTCTTTTTCAGGAACGCAGCGGGATGGTAACCTCTTCAATGTGCATACCAACCGCAAGATTAATGATATCAATAATTTGGGATTTAGGGGCCAGCTATTGTTTACGCCAACAGAAAATATCAAGTTGGTCCTCTCGGGGGATGTTTCTTCCCAGAGACCGGATGGGTATGGCTGGGCTGTTGCTGGCGTCGTGAAGACGCAGCGGGCCGATTATCGGCAGTTCGATGCCATCATCAAAGATTTGAATTACGAGCTACCCTACAAGAGTGCCTTTGAGCGCAAGATAGATCTGGACACGCAATCCAAGGCCGATAATAAGCTGGGAGGTGTGGCTTTAAACGCGGATATAAAAATAGGTGAGGGGACGTTGACGTCGACTTCCGCATGGCGAAAATGGACCTGGGTGCCGCTCAACGACCGCGATTATTTAGGTCTTCCGGTATATACCGTGTCGGCCGGCAATTCGGTGCACAATCAATGGTCCCAGGAATTCAGGTATTCCGGAAAAATCAGCGAAAAGGTCAGCGGTGTGGTTGGCTTGTTTGGTCTATGGCAGGATCTTGGCACCGATCCAGTACATACCGAGGAAACGGGGTCAGCATTCTGGCGCTTTCAGAAGAACTCGACAAGCCCGCTTTGGGAAACACCGGGCTTATTTGACAACTTTGGTATCCGGACGGTATATGGGATTAAAAGTACAAGTTTAGCCGCCTATACGCAGATAGACTGGGCGGTCACTTCCAAACTCCACATCCTCCCCGGCCTGCGCTACAACTATGATAAAAAGGTGGCCAATTATGACCGGCAGACTTATGGAGGTCTGCAGACCGAAGATCCTGCCTTGTTGGCGCTTAAAAATGGCGTGTATACCAACCAGACTTTTGATATTAATGCCGATGCCGATAACTTTTCCGGACAGCTTTCGGCGAGGTACCGTTTCAATCCAAAAGTTAATGCTTATGCAACTTATTCGATCAGCTATAAACCGATCGGAATCAATGTCGGCGGATTGCCCACTGCCAATGGCGCTGTATTAACGGATCTGGCAGAGGTAAAACCTGAGGCAGTGCGCCACAAAGAGTTCGGGGTGAAAACCAATCCGTCGCGGAATTCTATTCTTAACCTGTCTATTTATCAGACCGATATCAAGGACTATCAGACGCAGGTGCAAACGCCGGAACCCGGAGTAAATCGGGGATATCTGGCGAACGCAGAGAAAGTTAGGGTCAAAGGGGTGGAACTGGATGGTAATATCAACATTGGGCATTACCTGCGTCTCAATGCAGCATTGGCCTATACCGACGCCAAGTACGTGAAGTTTACCAATGCACCCGTGCCTCTCGAAGAGGTCGGCGGAGCGCAGGCTTTCAAGGATGTTTCGGGCGGTGTGCTTCCGGGAGTTTCCAAATGGTCCTGGTCACTGGGGGCTGAAGTAAATCAGAGCGGAAAGCTCATCGGCATCAATGGGTCCTATTTTTTAGGGGCTGACCTGTTTCACCGGTCCAAATTCTCCTCGAGCCCGTCCCCTTCACAGTATCTGAATATTGATGCTTATACGCTGCTGAATGCCCGTTTAGGGTTTAGAGGTTCCAATGGTGTTTCTGTTTTTGTCTGGAGCCGAAATCTGACCAACAAAGATTACTATGAACAATTGCTTGCCGCTCCCGGCAGCTATGGCCAGTATGCCGGCGTAGTGGCGGATCCGAGGACCTACGGCGTCACACTCCGGTACAATTGGAAGCAAGGAAATTAG
- a CDS encoding RNA polymerase sigma factor, translating into MNEKELLQHYKMTGDLAALGKLYSPYMSLLYGVCFKYLQDPDRSQDAVMQIFEELIEKLRHYQVDNFKSWLHVYSKNYCLMQLRKDKRTTHVDIEDNLYESEQKLHHADERKWEERDFEKLEGCMQTLNYEQQACVRLFYLEQKCYKDISDLTGYELNKVKSAIQNGKRNLKICMERKENGK; encoded by the coding sequence ATGAACGAAAAAGAGCTATTGCAACATTATAAAATGACCGGAGATCTGGCTGCGCTGGGGAAACTGTATTCGCCTTATATGTCATTGCTCTATGGGGTATGCTTTAAGTATCTGCAGGACCCTGATCGTAGTCAGGATGCGGTGATGCAGATATTTGAGGAACTCATTGAGAAGCTGCGCCATTATCAGGTGGACAATTTTAAGAGCTGGCTGCATGTATACAGCAAAAATTACTGCCTGATGCAGCTACGCAAAGATAAGCGCACAACACATGTGGATATCGAAGATAATCTGTATGAAAGCGAGCAGAAACTCCATCATGCAGATGAACGTAAATGGGAAGAGAGAGACTTTGAGAAGTTAGAAGGTTGTATGCAGACATTGAATTATGAACAACAGGCATGCGTCCGTCTATTTTATTTAGAACAGAAGTGCTATAAAGATATTTCAGATTTGACGGGATACGAACTGAATAAAGTCAAAAGCGCTATCCAGAATGGGAAGCGAAACTTGAAAATCTGTATGGAAAGGAAAGAAAATGGAAAATAA
- a CDS encoding energy transducer TonB, with product MENNYQLSRIHNYIHGLMSKEEMFQLEKEALDDPFLQDAIDGYRLQNGVDARQLSLLQQRLNRRVEQTIATRHAQYYSWQRLAIGAAAGVIFVTLLALLYFRHFNGKAERTTDVELSEPENTVSIEPLLDGGDASPREGWKTLEKYLNKEYKAVGGGEIIVTFTVSNDGSLADIEAEGKPERSLAEEAIRLLQSGPKWQGSKGRLKIIFPNRNHVEHGTIIKPPHCFGIEKG from the coding sequence ATGGAAAATAATTATCAATTATCACGGATTCATAATTACATCCACGGCCTGATGAGCAAGGAAGAAATGTTTCAGCTGGAAAAGGAAGCACTGGATGACCCCTTCCTTCAGGATGCCATTGATGGATATCGCCTGCAGAATGGTGTGGATGCCCGACAATTGAGTTTATTGCAGCAACGGCTTAATCGTAGGGTGGAGCAGACGATCGCCACGCGACATGCACAATACTATTCCTGGCAGCGCCTGGCGATAGGAGCAGCAGCAGGTGTTATCTTTGTGACCTTATTGGCGTTGTTGTATTTCCGGCATTTTAACGGTAAAGCCGAGCGGACGACCGATGTTGAGCTAAGTGAGCCTGAGAATACAGTGAGTATTGAACCGCTTCTGGATGGTGGAGATGCCTCCCCACGTGAAGGCTGGAAAACCTTGGAAAAGTACTTAAATAAGGAGTACAAAGCCGTCGGCGGCGGAGAGATTATCGTAACTTTTACGGTCAGTAACGACGGCTCGCTAGCCGATATTGAGGCCGAAGGAAAGCCTGAGCGCTCGCTTGCCGAAGAGGCCATCCGTCTTCTCCAATCCGGACCTAAGTGGCAGGGAAGTAAAGGCCGGCTGAAGATCATTTTTCCTAACAGAAACCATGTGGAACATGGAACTATTATAAAGCCGCCGCATTGTTTTGGAATAGAAAAAGGATAG
- a CDS encoding nitroreductase family protein, with translation MKNEVLKAIHYRRSVFQASFTDEEVSKEDILSILEAANAAPTHKRTQPWRFVVFRREGLQRLGSELSRIYKTITPAEKYTEATEINMGKKATQSNVAIAIVVNYTGEVPEWEELACTAAAVENMWLAAHSLNIGGYWASPGLINHLGSFLNLEENQKCIGLFYLGHHESESREPIRTPIEEKIRWEE, from the coding sequence ATGAAAAACGAGGTATTAAAAGCAATACATTACAGACGATCGGTATTTCAGGCTTCTTTCACTGACGAGGAAGTAAGTAAGGAAGACATCCTGAGCATTCTGGAAGCAGCTAATGCAGCTCCAACCCATAAACGCACACAGCCATGGCGTTTTGTCGTGTTCCGCAGAGAGGGATTACAACGCTTGGGAAGTGAGCTGTCGCGCATCTACAAAACGATTACACCTGCTGAAAAATATACGGAAGCCACGGAAATTAACATGGGCAAGAAAGCCACGCAGTCAAATGTTGCGATCGCTATTGTTGTCAACTATACAGGCGAAGTCCCGGAATGGGAGGAGCTGGCCTGTACAGCTGCTGCCGTCGAAAACATGTGGCTGGCTGCACATTCCCTAAATATCGGTGGTTACTGGGCATCTCCCGGTCTGATCAACCATCTGGGCAGTTTTCTAAACTTGGAGGAAAACCAAAAATGTATCGGTTTATTCTATCTTGGTCATCATGAATCAGAATCCCGCGAACCAATACGTACGCCTATCGAAGAAAAGATTCGCTGGGAAGAATAA
- the pepT gene encoding peptidase T produces MSIFEINNISDFSVSERFQRYVQIDTQSDANSPTCPSTEKQKDLGRLLVEELLALGITDAAMDENGYIYATIPSNTSKKVPVICFCSHMDTSPDSSGKDVKPLVHHNYQGQDLVLPDDNSIVIRYAEHPDLANQIGNDIITASGTTLLGADDKAGIAEIMDAARLLMKHPEIKHGDIKILFTPDEEIGRGVDKADLKRLAADFAYTMDGEKAGTIEDETFSADGATLTIYGVSVHPGFAKGKMQSAIKIASAVVEALPKDRLSPESTNKKDGFVHPVHISGTVEKAEIQFIVRDHLTANLRKHEAELESIAKTVVEQYPNCSYTFTVKEQYRNMKEVLDQHPEIMEIGMEAITRAGMVAERRSIRGGTDGSRLSFMGLPCPNIFAGGHAFHGKQEWVSVQDMEKAVKTILHVVSLWEERA; encoded by the coding sequence ATGAGTATATTTGAGATTAATAACATAAGTGACTTTTCGGTTTCGGAAAGGTTTCAGCGCTACGTACAGATTGACACCCAGTCTGATGCAAATTCACCCACATGTCCTTCCACTGAAAAACAGAAAGATCTCGGCCGCTTATTGGTAGAAGAATTGCTGGCATTGGGAATAACGGATGCCGCGATGGATGAAAACGGCTATATCTATGCCACTATCCCCTCGAATACCTCAAAAAAGGTTCCTGTCATTTGTTTCTGTTCTCATATGGATACGTCGCCGGATTCCTCCGGAAAAGATGTAAAACCGCTGGTTCATCACAACTATCAGGGGCAGGATCTGGTCCTGCCGGATGACAATAGTATTGTCATTAGATATGCCGAACATCCTGACCTGGCCAACCAGATCGGCAATGATATTATTACCGCCAGTGGGACCACACTGTTGGGGGCTGACGATAAGGCCGGAATTGCCGAGATCATGGATGCTGCACGGTTGTTGATGAAACACCCTGAAATCAAACATGGCGATATCAAGATCTTATTTACACCGGACGAAGAGATCGGTCGTGGTGTTGACAAAGCAGACTTAAAGCGCCTGGCAGCAGACTTTGCGTACACGATGGACGGTGAAAAAGCGGGAACTATCGAAGACGAAACATTTTCTGCCGACGGCGCCACCTTAACGATTTATGGGGTCTCCGTTCACCCGGGTTTTGCCAAGGGAAAAATGCAGAGTGCGATCAAGATTGCCAGCGCTGTTGTTGAGGCGCTTCCGAAAGATAGATTATCACCCGAAAGCACCAATAAGAAAGATGGATTCGTACACCCGGTACATATTTCCGGAACTGTGGAAAAAGCAGAAATTCAATTTATCGTACGTGATCACCTGACAGCGAATCTAAGAAAACACGAAGCAGAACTGGAGTCCATTGCCAAGACTGTTGTGGAACAATACCCCAACTGCAGCTATACGTTTACGGTGAAAGAACAGTACCGCAACATGAAAGAAGTGCTGGATCAGCATCCCGAAATCATGGAGATCGGCATGGAAGCCATCACAAGAGCAGGCATGGTTGCCGAAAGAAGAAGCATTCGTGGTGGTACGGACGGATCACGCCTTTCCTTTATGGGCCTTCCTTGTCCAAATATCTTCGCCGGCGGGCATGCTTTTCATGGAAAACAGGAATGGGTATCCGTACAAGATATGGAAAAGGCCGTCAAAACAATTTTACATGTTGTATCTTTATGGGAAGAACGAGCATAA
- a CDS encoding DUF4197 domain-containing protein gives MMKFPFLYYSLFVAGLLCTNTSEAQIFKKISEALNKVNQTDSSSAAANAANSSSHNTAPSNGLTSLSNKDASLGIKQALSNGLNASIESLAKKDGFLGDAAVKILMPAEAQKVEKALRAVGMGKLCDQFVQSMNRAAEGAVKEAAPVFVNALSKMTITDATNILLGSKQDAATTFFKTNTSAELTTKFSPVIQSAMGANHVDQYWTQLTTAYNNLPLSNKVETNLTAYVTQKAIDGLFIKVADQELKIRNNIGGSRNTSILQKVFGYADEKK, from the coding sequence ATGATGAAATTTCCATTCCTATATTATTCGTTGTTCGTTGCGGGCCTTTTGTGCACCAATACCAGCGAAGCCCAGATCTTCAAAAAAATCAGCGAGGCACTCAACAAGGTCAATCAGACCGATAGCAGCAGCGCGGCAGCTAACGCAGCCAATAGCTCCTCCCACAACACCGCTCCATCAAATGGGTTAACATCCTTATCCAATAAAGATGCCAGCCTGGGCATCAAGCAGGCCCTGAGCAATGGCCTCAATGCCAGTATAGAATCTCTAGCCAAGAAAGATGGCTTTTTAGGTGATGCAGCCGTAAAAATTTTAATGCCGGCGGAAGCACAAAAAGTGGAGAAAGCCTTGCGTGCTGTAGGAATGGGAAAACTCTGCGATCAGTTTGTTCAGAGCATGAACAGAGCTGCGGAGGGCGCTGTAAAAGAGGCTGCTCCGGTGTTCGTCAATGCCTTATCGAAAATGACCATTACAGATGCGACCAATATTCTTCTGGGCAGCAAGCAAGATGCGGCGACGACATTCTTTAAGACAAACACATCTGCAGAACTCACCACTAAATTCAGCCCGGTCATCCAGTCGGCCATGGGCGCGAATCATGTCGATCAATACTGGACACAGCTGACGACCGCTTATAATAATCTGCCGCTAAGCAATAAGGTGGAAACAAACTTGACAGCTTATGTTACCCAAAAGGCCATTGACGGACTTTTCATCAAAGTTGCGGATCAGGAATTAAAGATCAGAAACAATATTGGAGGCAGCAGAAATACCAGTATCCTGCAAAAGGTATTTGGCTATGCCGATGAAAAGAAATAA